The DNA window CCTGTGATTTGAGCAGGAAATTGAAATTGTGCAACCGTAATATTTCCAACGGTTGGAATTTTATCGACTGTGGGGCTGACATGTGTCGTTTTGCAAGGAGCATAAACTAGCCTAACTTTTGGTTTGATGAAGGACAGGGTTCcggttgaaataaaatattattaaataacatataaatttCAATACTTAATTATAACAAATGAAAGATAAAACAAGTATGTAATTAAATTGTATCGACTTATTTATTTAACGTTTAATATACAGGTTgtaattaaattgtattaacTCATGGGAGGTTGACGAATGCTTGCAGGTCGTAATCTGCGCGACACTGGATGCAGGGGATATGAGCGGCCCCTCCGAAAGCATGGACGGAGTTTCGCTCTGCTGCACGTCTGCGATAGTCATACAGAAGAGGCATATGTCCCCTGGTCGAGCACCTTGGTGCGGCACAGACGGTGTGTTGTTCTTCTATACGGGGCATTTGGACCTCACCTGGCCACGACATTGTCAGAATTGAAAAGCACCTTGCCTTACAATCAGCGAGTGAACCAGCCGCATCAAGCTCGCGATACAGTTCCAGCCCTTTTTGTTTTTCGTCGTTGCCGTCCGTGCGAAGCAGCAACGTCATGCTCAGTGCGTATTTGGCTGCTACATGGCCTGTACTTGTTGCACTATTCAGCATCTGGAGGCCAACGTTTTCGTTATGTCTGATGAAGAGTTCCCGAAGTGCCTCCCGAAACAGAAGCTCTGGATGGCCAGCTACCATGCATCGATCAAAGAATCTCTTTGCCTCCGGACTGAGGCACCACCACCACGGTGTGGCATGCGGTGGTGGGATGGAAACACTCCGGTGAACAATATCGGAATCTCCCGCATCGCGTGCAGCCTTACAGGTCATTCTGAGACTGCACAGCTCTCGAATGGAGTCTGAGGCAACTTTAATGGTAATTGCTACCCAGATGTCGTTGGGAAGGAAAGCGATATTTGAGAAACAGTCGATTGTCATTTTCAGTTTGTTCGTGTTGGTTCCTATTTCGATGGGGATGGGGATACGTGTTTAGAGTATAGGGTTTGGAGTGTGGCATAGGAGTGTATCCTCCATATTTATAAGTCCACCGACCCTGTTGGAAACCTGAACTTGAGTGTAGCAGATACGTTCTCAGTAATGCATGCGTAATATTTAACGTTAAAGTAAGCGTAACTATATTATGGTGAAAACTGAAAACTGTCTGGGGAATGGTATTAATTATTGGAAAATAATAGATGAACAAGAAGATTTTCTAAGAATGTTCCCCTAGGACTCTCCTAATTAAATTCACTCTATTAATGTTATTATAATACATTGTTCAGACGTTGTTAAACAAAAGTTGTTACTCAGCTATACTTTTCTAGACCTGTATTAGTACAGATTATTCCACGTGCAGTCAGCAGAATGTTAAAGGTTCGGGCAGATACTTAGCCGTTTAATATATGAAtagttaatagttaattttttatgtcaTCTGAATAGTTTAGGGTAGTTTAATACCATGGATgtgaattttgtgtttttgaaatttgtttCGTGTATCACATAGAGGGGAGTTAATGGGACGCGTTTAATGTGAAAATGAAAAATCGTTGAACATATGGTGGAGGGTGCGAAAAACGGATAGGTGAGGTTAATGCATTTATTACCGAATTTAAAGCCCCGGGGAAGCGGTGTGACTGTCCAGTGAGATAACTGTGTATACATAATTGGATTGGAGAATGTGATGAGTCAtgtcatatataaatataaataagtttcATGTCTGAGATTACTTCGCTGACGATTTTGTTAATaagatttgaagtttgttacatCCCTTTGTGACTGGATCGCTGTTCATTGGGTTGGAAGAATGACGAGCCTCAGCGTGGGTGATGGAAGTTGTTCTTCCGGAGGAACTCGCCCTGTCACCCCTCTCCACGACGACGGTAGGCGGTTTCACACTATCTTTTTTCCCGGTTATCCTTGACATTCActcttttttatagttttttctGGGTTTGAATGTCCAGAGGTTGTCCCCGCCGTGAATCCTAACTAATTTGTCATCATGGAGGACCTTGAGTAGATGTTGCGCAGGGCATGTGACACCCTAAAGACAGAGCCTCCAGTGTTTGAGCCCCGCGATTGCGTACACGTCCAGGGCCACTGCTACTATGGGTTTGTGGTTCGTGTGGGGGGCCCACGGGACGGAGTCAACTTTGTTGCCTACGGCAGGTTCTCATCCGACGAACGCCTGGCCAGGCAAGATGCCGCTTTATCATCCCTGCAAGCTGTTGTTGGAGAGTCTGGGAAGGAGATCCTCGACTACAATTACTACGTGGCTCACAGTTGCAGGGAACGACTTCTTGAGTTGGAGCGGATATCTAGTCTGTCCGTCGACTCCCGTGTCGCTGAACTGGAGGCTGAGAACGCTAGGCTTAGGAGTCGTCTGGCATCTTGGGACACCTTGCACGGCCGTGGATAATGGATTTGTTTGGTCTTGGGCTGACGGTTTAGTGTTTCTGGGGTTTGGGGTTTGTtggtttagggttcatggttttgggttttgagagTTTATGGTGAATGGTTTATTATGCTTCTTTTTGGCTCGTTACTCTAACGATTATCTTATTTTTTGCGTTTTTATGGAATACTAACTATCTATTTCTTTTTGTGTGGTTTACAATGtttggcacaaaataaaaaaaaatttgaaaaatttcgTTGCACGCAGCTTCGAATATGATATATGATTTTCATTGCATAAATAGTCATGAGGCTAGGCGTTATTTTGTTCTAAATTAGAGTGCATTGCATGCAATGGTAGTTACTTTGAAGGTCTTTTCACGTGTTGTTGCAAGTTTGTTGGACATAGAAGTGTTACGTTTAATACGGAGGTCAGCGAAGAGCACACAGTCACACACCTTTCTATCGTAAATGTGGTATCCGAAAGGGTATAAAGTGATTGCTGGAAGGTTGTGCAACCGAAATATGGACATTAATGTATTGATTATGGAATTTAATTAAGTACCTCGGGAACTGGTGTCATTAGGCAGTTCCGATTGGGATGGAGAGGGAGAAGACTGAAGGAATGGGTCATGGTTCATGCGAATTGGTGTTTCGTTTTTGGCGTTGATGTAGTGAAAAGACAATAATTTTTCTATTAGTAATTTACTCAAGTTAGTAATAGGCTTGCTGATAACAAGAAAATTGGTTTTACAAAAAACTCAACCTGACAGTATTGCAAAGAGTTCTTATGGAACATAAATTTATCACATCCTTGGTTAGGCATCACGGCTGCTGCAAATAAATATCAAATCTTCGGCTAATGTCCTTGTTTGATATTTAATAGTGAAGAATGTGTTAGCCTAATGAGAATCACTGGGTTTGTGTGCTTTCTTGTTATtagatttataattattttaaaaagatggaTAGTATTGATAGCTTATATTTCGtatccataaaaaaattaaagaaagaatgatattttttttataaaatcttcgcagctataataataatagtagtagcaatcatattaataatattattaatattaatcatGATAATCATAACAATGGGAATATTCATAATATTAATAGTACATTCAAAGTATGTTAATCTTGAACCtagtttttttgaaaatataaaatttatttccaAGATTAATAAAAGAGTAATATTATTGTAAGACGAACAAAATATAACtatgatttaaattttgaataactAGCAATGGaactaaataatttaaatttaaatgtttaAATTAGGTAAACaactttcaaaattaaatatcgAACATCGTTAGATAGTGgctttaaaattttacaaaagtCACGGCTGGAGTAGATAACttcaaatttagaaaattaCCAACTTAaccaaataacttaaaatttaaaaataacaagcTACAAAAAAATTGATGATAATTTTACAACCTACGCACATAACGCAAATTAAGTTTAAGATTTTGTTGTCCATAAGTTtgccaaaaaaaaaactgatgATATAACAAAATCTATGACTGACGTTATTTTCTCTAAATAGTTAAAACAACAAACCTAGAAACCAAATCGGTGTAATCAAACCGATGAGTATTGCGAGTGTCAAAACCCAGTAAGTTAAATCTTGATTGTATGATAGTTAAGGATTCCCAGGATATGTGCATATTGTTATGACgagttaaatatataatagttattccgtaaatttaatttcttggataattatgatttatttgtctttttttcagataaaaatccactcaatttctttcctttcctttgtttcttttctatttcttttctctctatttctttcctttcaaCCAAGCATAGCCTTAAAGATAttcaatataatattaaaataataatttttaatttattagaattgTGTGCCTTCTGATTGAGTGTTTTgaatatgaaattaaattatcactttattcaaaattaaatatgatttcGAAAATAAGCAAGGTTAacatataaataactaatttataaataatgcTAGTAAATCTTTATCCCAATTTTTTGTTACACATAATAACAacgtaattttttttcatttttaatgaaactttatttatttaatacttTTTTACATTTAGTAAATCACTTAGAATATTGTgtttttttatctcttctttaatactaaattaaatttataatttaaaaaaaattatataaatattatttaaatttagtaGAAAAGCGGATTAAAATGCACGGCAGTGGCTCTTGAACGACTAGTTTGCTAATAAAGcgtatttcaaaattaaaaaaatttgtcatATCATCCAATAATAATTTCAAATTgatcaataacatttttaaaaattggagTGGCAACTCCCAAATAATGTTTAGTGGCGCATGACACACGAAACCGAATGGCTTCTACAAGAAGACTACATTCATTGCGGTGCTGAAGGCACATTCTCCTAGGCAGTGCAACTCTAAGTACATTACCTCAACCGTTGATATCCGCTTGATTCAGACGCTATCCACTCTGTACGGGTTCTTCAACCTCAGAAAATCCCCTTTTTTCGTCTGTGTTTGTTCCCTTACGAACAAATGGCCGGAGATTACGCCAAAGGTGACGCCCTTAGGGTTATCAAAGCGGCAGGCGAGCCGTCGCGGCCCATGGTAGGTTAACCATTCCGCTTCTTTTGTTGCAATTATTTGTCAATCTACTCTCCGCAAGTTGTTTTATCTCTTACGCCGACCCGTCGTGTGCCCTTATTTCCAGCGTTTGCCAATACCGAATGGGCTCCTCCCCAAAAATAGCAACCATCTGTACGTCACGGTCGCCGATGGGTCCAACCGTACTTTCAAGATTGCGTGTAGCCCCAGGGGGTGGAAAGAGATCACTCTCGGCAGGGGATGGCAAAGGTTCTATCATGAATATAAGCTACAACCATCTAACATTCTTCTGTTCAAGCACAAGGGCAGGGACGACTTCAGCGTTCACATATTTCAGTCACCGGGTGTGGAAAGGACGTATGATACGTCCGGTGATGACTCCGGCGACAACACACCCCCCCAAGTGTCAAGGAAACGTACACCCGCTACTGAAGGTACCCGGCGTCGAAAGGGGTGTATCAATGTCCCTAGGAGCGCCGCTGCAGCTGAGGTGGAGCAGACATTTAACTCCGAGCACCCCTTCTTCATCATGCACATCACAAAAAGGCTCCTGGGCATCCACTTCCTGGTAATGGCTTTCCCCTTCCACGATATATACACCTGTTTCTTTGTCGAGCATTGGGGTCCACATTATCTGTTTTGTTCCCCCGCTGTTCCCTATCCTGAATGTTATCTGGCGGCCAACCTGGTCCGCATAAACTGTTCTTGTTTCGCTGGTTCTTACTTTGTTTGCCAATGTGTCATTCTACGTGGGCCATTTGTTGTGTCGTCTGCTGTGTCTTTGTTGTTAATTGTTGGATAGCTGCTGGAGCAGTTTTTACCTTCAAATTCCTTACGGGTATTTGCTGCCATTGTCTGTTGttgttaaataaatatattcattACAGAAATATGTTGGTAATGTCTGTTAATTTTAAAACCTTAAATTGCATTGTTTAGGGAAGGAGGCAGCGCAATGCATATTCAGTGTGAATAATGTCTTCTTTAGTAGTAGTGGTTTAAATCTGTTTGAATTCATGCACATCGCAACAAATTGTGACACATCATCTTAACTCCTTATCATTCTCTATTTTCGTTTGCTCAGCCAAATGTGCCGCACTTTGGAGAGGACGTCAACGATTCTGTCATGGTCACTCTGAGATCGGGGGAGATCTCCGTCCGGGCCGTCTACGGAAGATACGTGGGCCAACGAAGGCGCAATTGTGGCAGCATTAGCCATGGGTGGGCGGAATTCTTGCACAAGTGCAACGTAACTGTCCCCAAGCTCGGCGTGTTTGAGATCTCCAGTACCCACCCAGAGGTGGAGCTGTTGGTCCAATTTGTTGATTTTGAATGAAGCCTACTGGGTTGAATAACATGCTGACTATGTTATTTTGGATTGTCTATTTCGATTtgtcaaaaacttgatgtgctgTGTTGTGAGTGCTGATGTGTTGCAACAGCTAGACTTAACTCCTTTTGTTCATGTTCCAATGTTATGTCCGTTAACTAAATAGTTTTCACACAATCTATGTTCCTTAGATTACTTGACAATTTCAATTCGCACAGCACCACTGGTTACTCTCTACAGTTATTAGCCTTTTCAACTCACACTGCACCATGCATGATCCTTGACTTTTAGTATGAAACATAGGTAAAAGAGGAATCTTTTCATTCTTA is part of the Arachis duranensis cultivar V14167 chromosome 1, aradu.V14167.gnm2.J7QH, whole genome shotgun sequence genome and encodes:
- the LOC107472670 gene encoding putative F-box protein At1g67623; this translates as MTIDCFSNIAFLPNDIWVAITIKVASDSIRELCSLRMTCKAARDAGDSDIVHRSVSIPPPHATPWWWCLSPEAKRFFDRCMVAGHPELLFREALRELFIRHNENVGLQMLNSATSTGHVAAKYALSMTLLLRTDGNDEKQKGLELYRELDAAGSLADCKARCFSILTMSWPGEVQMPRIEEQHTVCAAPRCSTRGHMPLLYDYRRRAAERNSVHAFGGAAHIPCIQCRADYDLQAFVNLP
- the LOC107472646 gene encoding uncharacterized protein LOC107472646; this translates as MAGDYAKGDALRVIKAAGEPSRPMRLPIPNGLLPKNSNHLYVTVADGSNRTFKIACSPRGWKEITLGRGWQRFYHEYKLQPSNILLFKHKGRDDFSVHIFQSPGVERTYDTSGDDSGDNTPPQVSRKRTPATEGTRRRKGCINVPRSAAAAEVEQTFNSEHPFFIMHITKRLLGIHFLPNVPHFGEDVNDSVMVTLRSGEISVRAVYGRYVGQRRRNCGSISHGWAEFLHKCNVTVPKLGVFEISSTHPEVELLVQFVDFE